The sequence below is a genomic window from Actinokineospora baliensis.
GGCCGGTCCGCACGACGGAGACGATGACCTACCTGGGCATGATGCTGGCCGGGGTGCCGAACATGGTCTACGTCCTCGGCTACACCAACGCCACCTGGACGTTGAAGCTCGACCTCGTCGCGAGCTACCTGACCCGGCTGCTGCGGCACATGTCCGACCACGGGTACGACACCGCGACCCCGTCCGCGCCGCCGCCCGGGGTCACCGAGGAGCCGTTCACCAACCTGACCGCGGGCTACATCCGCCGCGGTCTCGACGAGCTGCCCAGGCAGTGCTCCCGGCTGCCGTGGCGGCCGACGATGAACTACGCGCTGGACACGATGACGCTGCGCCGCACGCCGATCACCCGCGAGATGGCGTTCGGCCGCGCCGGGTCGCCGGATCGGGCGCGGCCGCGACCAGTTCCTCCGGGGCGGTGAGCCGCCACGCCTCGAACACCAGCTCCCGCAGCTCCACCAGGTCGATGCCTGCCAGGTCGACCACCACCCAGCCGAACCCTCCTGCGGTGAACTGGACCTCGAACACCTCCGGCCGCTCGGCGACCAGCGCCAGCTGCTCGGACAGGGTCTGCTTGAGGCCGACCGTCTGGGTCTGCGGCCAGTGGTAGCCGAACTTGCGCCCGGCCACGCTGAACGAGCTGTAGGTCGGCCCCTCGCCCCTGATCACCTCGGGCAGCCCGCCCACGAACGTGAAGAAGTCCTTGCTGTGCACCGCCATGCCCTACTCCCTTGCCTCGCCGCCGGGAGTATAGGTAGGCCCACCGACAGCCAGGGCCCGCTCGAGCCCGTCGAGGATGAGGTCGAGTCCGTAGTCGAACTCCTGGGCGTAGGTGTAGTCGGTGTCCTGGACGTAGCGGGCGGTCATCTCGGCCAGGTACGGGAACTGGTCGGTGGGGAAGTGGGCGAGGATCTCCTGCGCCAGCTCCGTGGGCGACTCGCCGGAGTCGAAGGGCAGGCTCTGCTCCTGCGTGGCGAACCCGTAGATGTAGGCGTCGAGCAGGGAGAACGCGTGGGCGGCGAGCGCGAGGGAGAACCCGGCCCGGCGCAGGACGCCCAGGACGGCGTCGTGGTGGTGCATGGTGGCCAGGCCGGGGGCGGGGCGCGACCCCACGAGCCGCAGCGCCCACGGGTGGCGGGCCATGGCGGCGCGCACGGCGAACGCCCTGGTCCGCATCGCGTCGCGCCAGCCGGTGTCGGCGGGCGGGCCGATCTCGGCGTAGACCAGGTCGGTGATGCCGTCGAGCAGTTGGTCCTTGTTGGCGACGTGGTGGTAGAGCGACATCGCCTCGACGCCGAGCGCGCGGCCGAGCTTGCGCATCGTGAGGCCCTCGATGCCGTCGGCGTCGGCCAGGCGCACGGCGGCGGCGAGTACCTGGTCACGGGTGAGCCTGATGCGCTTCTCAGCCACGACTTGACATCCTTACGTTGTAAGTAACACTCTTACCGCGTAAGTTTACAACGTAAGGGAGCAGTTATGCGCGCGGTCGTCCAGGACGAGTACGGCGAGGCCCACGACGTCCTGCGGGTCGCCGAGATCGACCAGCCCGTCATCGCCGCCGACGAGGTGCTGGTGCGGGTGCACGCCGCGGGCGTCGACCGCGGCGCCTGGCACCTCATGGCGGGTATGCCGTACCCGGTCCGCATGGCGACCGGCCTCGGCAAGCCCAAGACCCCCGTCCGCGGCCGCGACCTCGCGGGCCGGGTCGAGGCCGTCGGCGCGGCGGTGACCACCCTGAGCCCGGGCGACGAGGTCTTCGGCATCGGCGAGGGCTCCTTCGCCGAGTTCGCCCGCGCCAAGGCGGCCAAGCTCGTCGCCCGCCCCGAGAACCTGACCCCGGTCCAGGCCGCCGCGCTCCCCATCTCGGGCCTGACCGCGCTGCAGTCGGTCCGCGACCGCGCGAAGGTCCAAGCGGGGCAGAAGGTCCTGGTCATCGGCGCCTCCGGCGGAGTAGGCGCCTTCGCCGTGCAGGTCGCCAAAGCCCGGGGCGCCCACGTCACCGGCCTGTGCTCCACGGCCAAGGTCGACCTGGTCCGATCCCTGGGCGCCGACGAGGTCCTCGACTACACCAAAGACCCCATCGGCGGCCCCTACGACGTCATCATCGACACCGGCGGCCACCGCACCCTCCGCACCCTCCGCCGAGCCCTCACCCCCCGCGGTCACGCCGTCATCGTCGGCAGCGAAACCGGCGGCCGCATCCTCGGCGGCTTCCAGCGAGCCCTCTGGGCACCCCTGATGTCCCTGTTCATCTCCCAGAAGCTCCTCGGCCAGGTCAGCGCGGAACGCCAGGAGGACCTCCAGGAACTCGCCACCCTGGCCGCCACGGGCACCATCTTCGCGCCGATCGACCGGACGTACCCACTGGAGGAAACAGCCGCGGCGATCCAGCAGATGCAGGACGGCAAGGTCCGCGGCAAGGTCGTGGTCGTGATCTAGGCGGGCAGGCGCGGTGGCTTGATCCTCTTCCCGAGAAGGGAGGAGATCATGGTCCGGTGACCGACTTCGTAGCCAACACCGCACGCGGACAGGTCAGCGGCGTGGTGGTCCAGGCGGCGACGATCACCGGAGGGGTGCACCACCACGGGTTGCGCTCCGGCGGCGTCGCGATCGTCACCGCGGTCCGCCCCGCCGAGGCCGCCGCCGGACTGGTCGGCCGCGACGAGGAGATCCGCCGTCTGCTCGACCTCCTCGATCCGGCCACACCCCCGGGCCCGGTGTTGCTGTCGGCTGTGGCCGGGATGGGTGGCATCGGCAAGGAGGTCCTGCACGAGTTGGACACCAGGGGCCAGGCGGTATGCCCCGGGTGGCGATCCCGCCCGGGACACCTTGAACCCCGCCCGGAGCCCACTCGATGTTAAAGACCCTGACGCCTCCGCTGTCCTGTTCAACCGGCCATCGCACGGGCCTGGTAGCGACGCTGGTCTGAATGAGCTGGGGTGGCCTACGGCTGGCGTACAGATCGCCGCCAGGCTCCTCACCCCGCCCGGGACCTGGCCGCCGAACTCGCTGGGCCGACAGCTCGGCATTCGCACACGGTGAAACCGCTCTGGCCACGGTGTTCGGCGCCTCGATCGACCGGCTGGTGGGCCGAAACTCGGATGCGGCATGGCTGTTGCACCTGCTCACCCGGGTCAACCGCCGCTGGCGTGCCCATGACCTGATCCGCAAGCACCTGCGCGCCTGGGACGGCGGCTACGTCCCCGCGTGGTTCGCGAACCGCGCGGAGGCACTGGCCTGGTTCGATGCCGAGCACGCGAACCTGGTTGCAGCAGTGGGGTGGGGCATCGGTGCTGGCCACACCGCGTTGGGTGTTCGCCTCGCCCAAGCTTTGACCACTTTCCTGTCGTGGCGTCGACACGTCGTCGATTGGGGTGCGGGTGGCCACCGTCGCGGCGCACGCCGCGGCGGACGTGCATCTCGGGCACCAGGCCCACTTGAACGCGGTGGCGGTGTACCGGGACATGGGGGAGTCCTCGCGGGAGAGCATGGTGTGGAGCAGCCTCGGGGTCACCCTGGCTCGTCTGCACGAGCTCGCCGAGGCGATCGCCACCCATGAACGTGCCCGTGCTTTGGCCCAACGCGCACGCGATCCGCACAGCGAGGCGATCGCGTGCAACAACCTCGGCCTCGCCCTGCGCGAGGGAGGTCGACCCTGCGACGCTGTCACCGCGCATCGACGGGCGGTCGTGCTGATGACCAGGCTGCGCGACCGCCGTGGCCTGGCCACCGCGTGCGACAACCTCGGCCTGGCCCTGCGTGCGGTGGGCGAGTTCGACCAGGCGGAGGTCGCCCACCGCACAGCCATCCGCCGCTACCGGGAGGTGGCCGACCCCCACGGCGAGGCGACCGCCACCAACAACCTGGGAACCGCGCTGCGCCGGGCCGGGAAGCTCAACGCGGCCATCACCGCTCACCGCCACGCCGTCGCCCAACGGCGGTGGTTGCGGGACCGAGCCCGCGAGGGCGTCGCCTGGGTGAACCTCGGTCTCGACCTCTGGCAGAGCCGCCGGGCCGACGATGCCCGCCGTTGCTGGGCGGAAGCGGCCGCTGCCTTCCGGGATGCCGACAACAGCGCCCTCCTGGTCCACCTCGAACGCCTGTCAGACCACGCGGATGGCACCTGAGCTGCACCGGGAAGACCCGAGAAGAAAGTTTCGGCCGGGTGTCCATCTGGCGGGGTCCCGCTCGTAGTGGTGTCGTCCGGTGATACTCACCGGGTGGGAGATGACGGTGGAGGAGTGCTCTGGTGAAGTACATGCTGCTGATCAACGCGGGTTCGGTCGACGCCAGTGGTGGGGCCGCGGAGTGCACTGTCGAGGACTGGATGGTCTACGACAAACAGGTCAAGGACGCGGGGATCTTCGTGTCGGGGGAGTCGTTGGCTGATCTGGTGACGGCCACGGCGGTGCGGGTCGGCGCGGACGGGACGAGGGTGGTGACGGACGGGCCGTTCGCGGAGACGCGGGAGGTGTTGGGCGGGTTCTACGTCATCGACGTGCCCGATCTGGATGTGGCGTTGGACTGGGCCGCGCGGTGCCCCGGGGCGCTCGGCAGCGGGTCGGTGGTGGTCCGGCCGATCGCCGAGTTCTGAGGTGGTCGACGAACGAGCGGCGGTGGCGGCCGTGTTCCGCGAGGAGCACGGCCGCTTGCTCGCCGCCCTCGCCCGCCGGTTCGGCGACTTGGACCTGGCCGAGGAGGCCGCCTCCGAGGCGGTCGAGGCGGCGCTGGCGCACTGGCCCGAGCACGGGGTGCCGCCGAACCCGGGCGCGTGGTTGATGACCACGGCCAGGCGCAAAGCGGTCGACCGCCTTCGCCGCGACCGGACCTACACCGCACGGCTGGCGGAGCTGAAGGTCGAGGCCGAGCGTGCCGAACCGCCAGCGCCCGCCCAGGGGATGCCCGACGACCGCCTCCAGCTCTTCTTCACCTGCGCGCACCCGGCGTTGGCCGAAGAGGACAGGGGTGCGTTGACGCTGCGCTGCCTGGCCGGGTTGACCACGCCCGAGGTGGCGCGGGCGTACCTGGTGCCGGTGGAGACGATGGCGAAGCGGATCACCCGGGCCAAGCGCAAGATCCGCGATGCCCGGATCCCCTTCCGGGTGCCCGACGCCGATGAACTCCCGGCTCGGCTGCCCGGGGTCCTGCAGGTGCTGTACTCGATCTTCACCGAGGGCTACGCGGCCAGCTCCGGCCCGCACCTGCAGCGCCTCGACCTGGCCGAAGAGGCCATCCGGCTGACCACGGTCCTGGCCCGCCTGCTCCCCGACCGGGAGGTCATCGGCCTGCGGGCGCTGATGCTGCTGGTGCACGCCAGGCGAGCCGCGCGGACCACACCAGAGGGCATGCCGGTCCTGCTCGAACACCAGGACCGGGGTGCCTGGGACCGCACCATGATCGAAGAGGGCCTCGCCCTGTTGCCCCAAGCTCTGTCAGGCCCGCCCGGCCGCTACGGCGTGCAAGCGGCCATCGCCGCCCTGCACGACGAAGCCGCCGACATCACCACCACCGACTGGCCCCAGATCGTCGCCCTCTACGACGTCCTCCACGTCCTGGTCCCGTCGCCGATCATCGCCATGAACCGCGCCGCCGCCATCGCCATGCGCGACGGTCCTGCGGAGGGCCTGTCCCTCCTCGACGACCTCGCGGGCGAGCCCCGCCTGCGTCACCACCACCCGTACCTGGCCGCCCGGGCCGACCTCCTGGCCCGCCTCGGCCGTCGCCACGAAGCCATCGCCGCCTATGAGCTCGCCCTCAACCACGCGGCGACCGAACCCGACCGCGCCCTCCTTCAGTCCCGTTTGGACGCCCTTAAGGACTGACCAGCGCCGCGCGACTGGTGTTGAGGTGTTCCAGCGCGAGGGCGGGGTCTGTCGAGAGGTGTGTCCGGCAGTCCGCCAGGTCGGCGATCGCGGCGGCGTCGGTGTCGCGGAGGGCAGCGGTGACCGAAGGCAGGTCCTCGGTGAACGCGCGCAGCAGGGTCGCGGTGTAGTGGAGGTACACCGAGGTCTGCTGGGCGAGGTGGAGCAGGTCGTCGTGGTGCGGGTTCGCCGGGTCGGGCAAGGGGACCGCGTTGGCGTGTGCGGTGAGCGCGGCCGAGGTCCGCTCGACCGAGAGACCGCGGGAGAGCCACTGCACCAGGGCGCCCGTGCCGGGGTCGACCCGGCCGCTGACCCGGGTGAGCTGGCCGCGCACGACGGTCCGCAGGTCGAGGTCGACCAAGGCGGTGGCCAGGTCCGGCAGCTGGTCCCCGGTCCCGGTGGACCGCAGGTCGTAGAGCTGGCGGACGGTGCGGTTGAGGTCGCGCGGAAGGCCACCGGAGAGGGCGTGGCACAACCAGACGTACGGTTCGGGCAGCCGCAGCACGCGCTGCACGAGCAGGCGCCTGGTGAAGTCCAGGCTGAACCGGTCGACGCGGATCACGGTCTCGAACGCCGAGTCGAAGGTCGTGCGCACAGCCAAGGCCCGCCGGTCGAACGAGGCCAGCGCGTCCTCGGAGACCGCGACGAGGAAGAAGCAGCCCTCCACCCCGAACACGGTCTTCAGGTCGTTGATGAACCGCTCTGCGTCGACGGCGGTGGCGATCTTGTCCAGTTCGTCCACGCAGATCACGATCCGGCTGTCGGCGCCATCGGGACCACCACGCAGCCGGAGCCCGACGTGACCGAGGAACGACCGGAACTCCGCGACCAGCTCCGGGTACGTCTTGGCCTGCGCGGCGCGCTGGCGGGTGTTCGCTCTGCTCAGCTCGACCCACGCAGGCGGCTTGACCGCGGCCGTGCGGGCGGTCGAGGTGGTTTCCAGGTAGCGCAGGCCCTCCAGGTGCACCCGCGCCCGCTGGACCACATCGGGCGGCCGCTTCGCGCGAGTCCACCGGACGCGCACCACCGCGAGGAACACCAGCGGCGCCACCACGATGAGACCGCCGACGATGATCACCGGCAGGCGCAGGTCGCCCACGAACCAGGTGACCCACTCCACCGGCTTGGGCCACAACAACGCCCCCGCGACTACCGCACCACCCAGCAGCAGGACGGCCAGCGACCACCACACCTGCCGCCGAGAGGGCCGCGACCGGCCGGTGTCGCGGTCAGGCCCGATCACCTCCTCGCATACCCGCGTGAACAGGTGCACCAGGAAGTCACGACTCTGGTAGTTGGTCGGGGCGTCCACCCGCAGCGACAGGGCGCGCGGGCCGGTCAGACTGCGCTCGCCGAGCATCCGCAACAGCGTGCTCTTCCCGACACCGCGACCCCCGCTGATGCCGATAGCCCCACTGGACATCGACGCCAGCATCCGCTCCAACCGCGCACTGGTCTCGGTCGGCACGAACTGCGCCCGTTCGGTGAGATCGCCGAGGTTGGCCACCGAAGCCGGTGGGAGCGCGGTGTCGTAGGACGGTTCGGACAACTGCGACAGCCGAGTCCGCACCAGCGGCAACACGCCTTGGTCGACCAGGGCCAGCTGCCACTCCTCGTACGCCACCACAGCGTCCCGCCGCGCACTGTCCCCAACCGCGGGCCAGTCAGCGGGCGAGTCCGAGCGCAGCGCGAACGACCGGTCTCGTTGCGACTTGGTTCCCCACCAGGCCAACCCGGCCACCAGCGCGACACCGCAAGCCACCAGCGCCGTCTGCCACCACGCCGTGGCGATCCCGGGCCAGATCGCTCGTACGGCGCTGAACGCCAGCACCACCAGGCTGGCCAGGAGCACCGACACCGCAGCCCACCCGACAGGGCTCAGCCGAGGGTAGTGCGGCAACCTCCGCAGCCCGCGCACCGATGCGGCGATCTGTCGGGGTACCGGTGCTCGGTCGAGTACGGAGAAGAGTC
It includes:
- a CDS encoding TetR/AcrR family transcriptional regulator C-terminal domain-containing protein, which produces MAEKRIRLTRDQVLAAAVRLADADGIEGLTMRKLGRALGVEAMSLYHHVANKDQLLDGITDLVYAEIGPPADTGWRDAMRTRAFAVRAAMARHPWALRLVGSRPAPGLATMHHHDAVLGVLRRAGFSLALAAHAFSLLDAYIYGFATQEQSLPFDSGESPTELAQEILAHFPTDQFPYLAEMTARYVQDTDYTYAQEFDYGLDLILDGLERALAVGGPTYTPGGEARE
- a CDS encoding tetratricopeptide repeat protein, which encodes MATVAAHAAADVHLGHQAHLNAVAVYRDMGESSRESMVWSSLGVTLARLHELAEAIATHERARALAQRARDPHSEAIACNNLGLALREGGRPCDAVTAHRRAVVLMTRLRDRRGLATACDNLGLALRAVGEFDQAEVAHRTAIRRYREVADPHGEATATNNLGTALRRAGKLNAAITAHRHAVAQRRWLRDRAREGVAWVNLGLDLWQSRRADDARRCWAEAAAAFRDADNSALLVHLERLSDHADGT
- a CDS encoding RNA polymerase sigma factor, with product MVDERAAVAAVFREEHGRLLAALARRFGDLDLAEEAASEAVEAALAHWPEHGVPPNPGAWLMTTARRKAVDRLRRDRTYTARLAELKVEAERAEPPAPAQGMPDDRLQLFFTCAHPALAEEDRGALTLRCLAGLTTPEVARAYLVPVETMAKRITRAKRKIRDARIPFRVPDADELPARLPGVLQVLYSIFTEGYAASSGPHLQRLDLAEEAIRLTTVLARLLPDREVIGLRALMLLVHARRAARTTPEGMPVLLEHQDRGAWDRTMIEEGLALLPQALSGPPGRYGVQAAIAALHDEAADITTTDWPQIVALYDVLHVLVPSPIIAMNRAAAIAMRDGPAEGLSLLDDLAGEPRLRHHHPYLAARADLLARLGRRHEAIAAYELALNHAATEPDRALLQSRLDALKD
- a CDS encoding MmcQ/YjbR family DNA-binding protein, yielding MAVHSKDFFTFVGGLPEVIRGEGPTYSSFSVAGRKFGYHWPQTQTVGLKQTLSEQLALVAERPEVFEVQFTAGGFGWVVVDLAGIDLVELRELVFEAWRLTAPEELVAAAPDPATRRGRTPSRG
- a CDS encoding NAD(P)-dependent alcohol dehydrogenase, with the translated sequence MRAVVQDEYGEAHDVLRVAEIDQPVIAADEVLVRVHAAGVDRGAWHLMAGMPYPVRMATGLGKPKTPVRGRDLAGRVEAVGAAVTTLSPGDEVFGIGEGSFAEFARAKAAKLVARPENLTPVQAAALPISGLTALQSVRDRAKVQAGQKVLVIGASGGVGAFAVQVAKARGAHVTGLCSTAKVDLVRSLGADEVLDYTKDPIGGPYDVIIDTGGHRTLRTLRRALTPRGHAVIVGSETGGRILGGFQRALWAPLMSLFISQKLLGQVSAERQEDLQELATLAATGTIFAPIDRTYPLEETAAAIQQMQDGKVRGKVVVVI
- a CDS encoding ATP-binding protein, which translates into the protein MTDFVANTARGQVSGVVVQAATITGGVHHHGLRSGGVAIVTAVRPAEAAAGLVGRDEEIRRLLDLLDPATPPGPVLLSAVAGMGGIGKEVLHELDTRGQAVCPGWRSRPGHLEPRPEPTRC
- a CDS encoding YciI family protein, giving the protein MKYMLLINAGSVDASGGAAECTVEDWMVYDKQVKDAGIFVSGESLADLVTATAVRVGADGTRVVTDGPFAETREVLGGFYVIDVPDLDVALDWAARCPGALGSGSVVVRPIAEF